From one Azospirillum sp. TSH100 genomic stretch:
- a CDS encoding ABC transporter substrate-binding protein, with product MSRPNTRPLSLKALSLKAALLGALIGTAALLPGAARADEQYFPLQSYRVGPYAAGGTGFFGGFIDYLTLVNNRDGGVNGVKLTWDECETQYEVERGVECYKRQKNRPGVAAWNPLSVGIAYAMIDDVGRDKVPLITVNHGRTDSTDGRVFKYVFPLLLNPYSESSGIVNYIGAREGGLEKLKGKKIVVLYHGSPYGKETIPIYQLLAEKYGFSVEQVEVPHPGNEQQSQWLSIRRTKPDYVVLRGWGVMNPVALKTAQKVGFPADHIIGNVWSNSEEDVIPAGDAAKGYTAITTQASGADYPVLQEIAKTVYGAGKGNLDDKKRIGSVYHNLGIVNGILNVEAVRIAQDKFGKRTLTGDEVRWGFEHLRLDPTRVEALGAKGLFHSINVSVANHEGEGRVTFQQWDGAKWKVVSDWIAPDWALLRPIIEKSSLAYAAEHGLQVRDPAAEEASN from the coding sequence ATGTCGCGTCCGAACACCCGCCCCTTGTCCCTGAAAGCCTTGTCCCTGAAGGCCGCCCTGCTGGGCGCGCTGATCGGCACCGCCGCCCTGCTGCCCGGCGCGGCACGGGCCGACGAGCAGTATTTCCCGCTGCAAAGCTACCGCGTCGGCCCCTATGCCGCCGGCGGCACCGGCTTCTTCGGCGGCTTCATCGACTATCTGACCCTGGTCAACAACCGCGACGGCGGCGTCAACGGCGTCAAGCTGACCTGGGACGAGTGCGAGACCCAGTATGAGGTCGAACGCGGCGTCGAATGCTACAAGCGGCAGAAGAACCGCCCCGGTGTCGCCGCCTGGAACCCACTGTCGGTCGGCATCGCCTATGCCATGATCGACGATGTCGGCCGCGACAAGGTTCCGCTGATCACCGTCAACCACGGCCGCACCGACAGCACCGACGGCCGCGTCTTCAAATATGTCTTCCCGCTGCTGCTGAACCCGTACAGCGAAAGCTCGGGCATCGTGAACTACATCGGCGCGCGGGAAGGCGGGCTGGAGAAGCTGAAGGGCAAGAAGATCGTGGTGCTGTACCACGGCTCCCCCTACGGCAAGGAAACCATCCCGATCTACCAGCTGCTGGCCGAGAAATACGGCTTCTCGGTCGAACAGGTCGAGGTGCCGCATCCCGGCAACGAGCAGCAGTCGCAATGGCTGTCGATCCGCCGGACCAAGCCCGACTATGTCGTCCTACGCGGCTGGGGCGTGATGAATCCGGTGGCGCTGAAGACCGCGCAGAAGGTCGGTTTCCCGGCCGACCACATCATCGGCAATGTCTGGTCCAACTCCGAAGAGGACGTCATCCCGGCCGGCGACGCCGCCAAGGGCTACACCGCCATCACCACCCAGGCGTCGGGTGCGGACTATCCGGTGCTGCAGGAGATCGCGAAGACGGTCTACGGCGCCGGCAAGGGCAATCTGGACGACAAGAAGCGGATCGGCAGCGTCTATCACAATCTCGGCATCGTGAACGGCATCCTGAATGTCGAGGCGGTGCGCATCGCCCAGGACAAGTTCGGCAAGCGGACGCTGACCGGCGACGAGGTGCGCTGGGGCTTCGAGCATCTGCGGCTCGATCCCACACGGGTCGAGGCGCTGGGCGCCAAGGGCCTGTTCCATTCCATCAACGTCAGCGTCGCCAACCATGAGGGCGAGGGCCGCGTGACCTTCCAGCAGTGGGACGGCGCCAAGTGGAAGGTGGTGTCCGACTGGATCGCCCCGGACTGGGCGCTGCTGCGCCCGATCATCGAGAAATCGTCGCTGGCCTACGCCGCCGAGCATGGCCTCCAGGTCCGCGATCCCGCCGCCGAAGAGGCGAGCAACTGA
- a CDS encoding ABC transporter ATP-binding protein, with the protein MTIHEVLLSLDGVEATYNHTIRALSGVSLSVRKGEIVALLGANGAGKTTALKALSGLLPAERGQIAAGTIVYDGEDVTRRGPAELVRAGLVQVLEGRHCFRSLTVEDNLIVGGQVRGLGRSALRSELERIYALFPRLRDRRRIPAGLTSGGEQQMAAIGRALMARPRLLVLDEPSMGLAPLVVESIFAALKRLNREEGLSILVAEQNSTVALRHADRATVLETGRTVLDGPAADLRERDDIKAFYLGFGVADAAA; encoded by the coding sequence ATGACGATCCACGAGGTGCTTCTGTCGCTGGACGGGGTCGAGGCGACCTACAACCACACGATCCGCGCGCTGTCGGGCGTCAGCCTGAGCGTACGGAAGGGGGAGATCGTCGCCCTGCTCGGCGCCAACGGCGCCGGCAAGACCACCGCGCTGAAGGCGCTGTCCGGCCTGCTGCCGGCCGAGCGCGGCCAGATCGCCGCCGGCACCATCGTCTATGACGGCGAGGACGTCACCCGCCGCGGCCCGGCCGAGCTGGTGCGCGCCGGGCTGGTGCAGGTGCTGGAGGGGCGGCACTGTTTCCGCTCCCTGACCGTCGAGGACAATCTGATTGTCGGCGGTCAGGTGCGGGGCCTGGGCCGCAGTGCCCTGCGGTCCGAGCTTGAACGCATCTACGCCCTGTTCCCCCGGCTGCGTGACAGGCGCAGGATCCCTGCCGGCCTGACCTCCGGCGGGGAACAGCAGATGGCGGCGATCGGCCGGGCGCTGATGGCGCGGCCCCGCCTGCTGGTGCTGGACGAACCGTCGATGGGCCTCGCCCCGCTGGTGGTCGAGAGCATCTTCGCCGCGCTGAAGCGCCTGAACCGCGAGGAGGGGCTGTCGATCCTCGTGGCCGAACAGAACTCCACCGTCGCCCTGCGCCACGCCGACCGCGCCACCGTGCTGGAGACCGGCCGCACCGTGCTGGACGGCCCGGCCGCCGACCTGCGCGAACGCGACGACATCAAGGCTTTCTACCTCGGCTTCGGCGTCGCCGACGCTGCCGCCTGA
- a CDS encoding SfnB family sulfur acquisition oxidoreductase encodes MSTAVLDTTTKAAAPAPQGVPGLPRPTKPAHVIKDDAEAIAVAEALAREVAGTASKRDRDRILPVAELDAFSQSGLWSINVPKAFGGPEVSYATLARVVQIVAAADPSLSQISQNHLGVVAAIRTVSDEAQQRLLFGEVLKGIRFGNAFSEFGTKRAAEFATRFTDEGDHVLVTGRKFYSTGALLAHLVPIVAVDDQGRAWYAIADRNAAGLTVIDDWSGFGQRTTASGTVILDRVRVPKTHLVPGYKGYETPTADGAIFQIIQVAVDNGIAEAAIRDTLDFVRNRSRPWVDSGQDRASDDPYTIQAVGRLTLRLHAAEALQEKAGLAVDTAVAAPTAETVAKAQLAVAEAKILSTEIALEASSTLFELAGTRSVLAEHNFDRHWRNARTHTLHDPVRWKYAILGNHALNGVNPPLHAWS; translated from the coding sequence ATGAGCACTGCCGTTCTCGATACCACCACCAAGGCTGCCGCCCCCGCGCCACAGGGCGTCCCCGGCCTGCCCCGCCCCACCAAGCCCGCCCACGTCATCAAGGACGACGCCGAAGCCATCGCGGTGGCCGAGGCGTTGGCCCGCGAGGTCGCCGGTACGGCATCGAAGCGCGACCGCGACCGCATCCTGCCGGTGGCCGAACTGGACGCCTTCTCGCAGAGCGGCCTGTGGTCGATCAATGTGCCGAAGGCCTTCGGTGGGCCCGAGGTCTCCTACGCGACGCTGGCCAGGGTGGTGCAGATCGTGGCGGCGGCCGACCCGTCGCTGTCGCAGATCTCGCAGAACCATCTGGGCGTGGTCGCCGCCATCCGCACCGTTTCGGACGAGGCGCAGCAGCGCCTGCTGTTCGGCGAGGTGCTGAAGGGCATCCGCTTCGGCAACGCCTTTTCGGAGTTCGGCACCAAGCGCGCCGCCGAGTTCGCCACCCGCTTCACCGACGAGGGCGACCATGTGCTGGTGACCGGCCGCAAATTCTACTCGACCGGCGCCCTGCTCGCCCACCTGGTTCCCATCGTTGCGGTGGACGACCAGGGCCGCGCCTGGTACGCGATCGCCGACCGCAACGCCGCCGGCCTGACGGTGATCGACGACTGGTCCGGCTTCGGCCAGCGCACCACCGCCAGCGGCACGGTGATCCTCGACAGGGTCAGGGTGCCGAAGACCCATCTGGTCCCCGGCTACAAGGGCTACGAGACGCCGACCGCCGACGGCGCCATCTTCCAGATCATCCAGGTCGCGGTCGACAACGGCATCGCCGAGGCGGCGATCCGCGACACGCTGGACTTCGTGCGCAACCGCAGCCGCCCCTGGGTGGACAGCGGGCAGGACCGCGCCTCGGACGATCCCTACACCATCCAGGCGGTCGGTCGCCTTACGCTTCGGCTGCACGCCGCCGAAGCCTTGCAGGAGAAGGCGGGCCTTGCTGTGGACACCGCCGTCGCCGCTCCCACCGCTGAAACGGTCGCCAAGGCCCAGCTCGCCGTGGCGGAGGCCAAGATCCTCAGCACCGAGATCGCACTGGAGGCGAGCAGCACGTTGTTCGAGCTGGCCGGCACCCGCTCCGTCCTGGCCGAACACAATTTCGACCGGCATTGGCGCAACGCCCGCACCCATACGCTGCATGACCCGGTGCGCTGGAAATACGCGATCCTCGGCAACCACGCCCTGAACGGCGTCAACCCGCCGCTCCACGCCTGGAGCTGA
- a CDS encoding metallophosphoesterase family protein: MPDDVLVYAIGDIHGCLGQLDRLLDRVRADADRSSAAGQRWLIFLGDYIDRGPDSAGVVDRLASLSLPGFSTRCLIGNHEQAMLEFLRDPVSGRDWLRFGGVATLASYGIANLHDLDGAASLLSLHDALCRRLPSSHRRFLETLEPMAIVGDYAFVHAGIRPSIPLADQTEHDLCWIRDSFLGFAGPHEKRIVHGHSISPFPEVRNNRIGIDTGAYAGGPLTSVVLCGMTIRFIQVRANELRDMEALTAAGT; this comes from the coding sequence GTGCCCGACGATGTTCTGGTCTATGCCATCGGAGACATCCATGGCTGCCTGGGACAGCTTGACAGGCTGCTGGATCGTGTCCGTGCCGATGCCGACAGATCTTCGGCGGCAGGGCAGCGTTGGCTGATCTTTCTTGGAGACTACATAGACCGCGGTCCGGACAGCGCGGGCGTGGTCGATCGTCTGGCGTCCCTTTCGCTTCCCGGCTTTTCGACGCGCTGCCTGATCGGCAATCACGAGCAGGCGATGCTGGAGTTTCTGCGCGACCCCGTGTCCGGCCGGGATTGGCTGCGGTTCGGAGGGGTGGCGACCTTGGCCAGCTACGGCATTGCCAACCTGCATGACCTGGATGGTGCAGCATCTCTGCTGTCGCTTCACGATGCCCTGTGTCGCCGTCTTCCATCGTCCCATCGGCGATTTCTGGAAACGCTCGAACCAATGGCGATCGTCGGCGATTATGCCTTCGTCCATGCAGGTATCCGCCCGTCCATTCCGCTCGCCGACCAGACCGAGCATGATCTGTGCTGGATACGGGATTCCTTTCTGGGCTTTGCCGGACCGCACGAAAAGCGGATCGTCCACGGCCATTCGATCAGCCCGTTTCCCGAGGTGCGCAACAACCGGATCGGGATCGACACCGGCGCCTATGCCGGCGGGCCTTTGACATCGGTGGTGTTGTGCGGAATGACGATCCGTTTCATCCAGGTTCGTGCGAACGAATTGCGGGACATGGAGGCTCTGACGGCTGCCGGGACCTGA
- a CDS encoding O-antigen ligase: protein MRLRRLHFWIFLATVSLAPLPLGSNRPLAWTVLAMVMAALSILWPLAVFRERGAPNNRVGPLAIPGVAFLCAAGWAAAQTWLVPPFTIWNPLWTDAAAALSVAPEVVGRIGLAPSAAVDGLVRLSCYALTFWLAYQHGASDRRAYALIDGLALAAALYALYGLAAFSADPPMILWMEKWAYRDDLTSTFVNRNSYATYAGLGLLTVAAAVVRRLGGAGRGRRLLPHLARPTMVYLLALIPVTAALLATGSRGGAAAAAVGITVFVYGLRSSRWGWLLRMAVGAGLAGAVVLAFCLFLDHGATHPASEAADRLRVYVVATGLIAEKPWTGYGLGSFPDVFAMARPAGISQVWLQAHNVYLELALELGIPAAFALLSAIAWGFAVCLRAAFRQGGRRVCASLGCAATALVAVHSLIDFGMQIPAVAVTWAAIAGSAMGCAVRSAPVERAARAENAAAA, encoded by the coding sequence ATGCGGCTACGACGACTGCATTTCTGGATTTTCCTGGCAACGGTGTCGCTCGCCCCTCTGCCGCTGGGCTCCAACCGCCCTTTGGCCTGGACGGTGCTGGCGATGGTCATGGCGGCCCTGTCGATTCTGTGGCCCTTGGCCGTTTTTCGCGAACGGGGCGCGCCGAACAACCGTGTCGGCCCCCTGGCGATTCCCGGTGTCGCGTTTCTGTGTGCGGCGGGATGGGCGGCGGCGCAGACCTGGCTGGTGCCTCCCTTCACCATTTGGAATCCGCTGTGGACCGACGCCGCGGCGGCGTTGTCCGTGGCGCCGGAAGTGGTCGGCCGCATTGGACTGGCGCCGTCGGCCGCGGTGGATGGTCTTGTCCGGCTGTCCTGCTACGCGCTGACATTCTGGCTGGCTTATCAGCATGGGGCATCGGATCGGCGGGCCTACGCCCTGATCGATGGTCTGGCCTTGGCGGCAGCGCTCTACGCGCTGTATGGGTTGGCGGCCTTCAGCGCCGATCCGCCGATGATCCTTTGGATGGAGAAGTGGGCCTACCGGGACGACCTGACATCCACCTTCGTCAACCGCAACAGCTACGCCACCTATGCGGGGCTGGGATTGCTGACGGTGGCTGCCGCCGTCGTCCGCCGGCTTGGCGGGGCCGGGCGGGGACGCCGTCTGCTGCCGCATCTGGCCCGTCCGACGATGGTCTATCTGTTGGCCTTGATCCCGGTGACCGCAGCACTCCTCGCGACGGGATCGCGCGGCGGAGCCGCCGCCGCCGCTGTCGGCATCACCGTGTTCGTCTATGGTCTGCGGTCTTCGCGCTGGGGTTGGCTGCTGAGAATGGCGGTGGGCGCCGGTCTTGCCGGGGCGGTCGTGCTGGCTTTTTGCCTGTTCCTCGATCATGGCGCGACCCATCCGGCTTCCGAAGCGGCGGACCGCCTCCGGGTCTACGTCGTCGCCACCGGCTTGATCGCCGAAAAACCCTGGACTGGGTATGGCTTGGGCAGCTTTCCCGACGTTTTCGCGATGGCCCGCCCGGCCGGCATTTCCCAGGTCTGGCTGCAGGCGCACAATGTCTATCTCGAGCTGGCGCTGGAGTTGGGCATTCCCGCGGCCTTTGCGCTGCTGTCCGCCATCGCCTGGGGTTTCGCCGTCTGCCTGCGGGCTGCGTTCCGGCAAGGCGGGCGGCGGGTCTGCGCATCCTTGGGTTGTGCCGCGACAGCGCTGGTCGCGGTCCATTCCCTGATTGATTTCGGCATGCAGATCCCTGCGGTCGCCGTGACCTGGGCGGCCATCGCCGGATCCGCCATGGGCTGCGCCGTACGCTCCGCGCCGGTGGAGAGGGCCGCCAGAGCGGAGAATGCCGCAGCGGCCTGA
- a CDS encoding bifunctional 2-polyprenyl-6-hydroxyphenol methylase/3-demethylubiquinol 3-O-methyltransferase UbiG, whose product MTDVTPARTVEFDFTHADLTELVAGCAADPLATIVRQRIVPGSHVLEAGAGSGKWLKALADQGFTVDGIEINNANVERFRAAWPDIPFIHGDVERMPYGDAAFDAILSLGVVEHLIDGPERALAEMHRVLKPGGTMFLTVPDANASFRLEQVKDHILHRLYGSEALRRLLGKRPAAYSRDAERQRLKAIGRRRRAGVPVKFSFAPDQGRSFYEYRFTTARIVGAIEAAGFQTTAIDRLYPADRLYQIFGRLAGSAGTNRPISLNPLGRLLLTCLPRHWIDHMILVVAQRPELRPELRPDRHHG is encoded by the coding sequence ATGACTGACGTGACGCCCGCACGGACGGTAGAGTTCGATTTCACCCACGCCGACCTGACGGAACTTGTCGCCGGCTGCGCGGCCGATCCGCTCGCCACGATCGTCCGTCAGCGGATCGTGCCGGGATCGCATGTTCTCGAGGCGGGCGCCGGATCGGGGAAATGGCTCAAGGCACTGGCGGACCAGGGCTTCACCGTCGATGGGATCGAAATCAATAACGCCAATGTCGAACGGTTCCGTGCGGCATGGCCCGACATTCCCTTCATTCACGGTGACGTGGAGCGCATGCCATACGGTGATGCCGCGTTCGATGCCATCCTTTCCCTGGGTGTCGTGGAGCATCTGATCGATGGTCCCGAGCGTGCTCTGGCGGAAATGCATCGGGTGCTCAAACCCGGCGGCACAATGTTCCTGACGGTGCCCGACGCCAACGCCTCCTTCCGGCTGGAACAGGTCAAGGACCATATTCTCCACCGGCTTTATGGTTCGGAAGCCCTGCGGCGGTTGCTGGGCAAGCGCCCGGCCGCCTATTCCCGCGACGCCGAACGGCAACGGTTGAAGGCCATCGGACGACGGCGACGGGCCGGCGTTCCCGTCAAGTTCAGCTTCGCGCCGGATCAAGGGCGCAGCTTCTATGAATACCGTTTCACCACCGCGCGGATCGTCGGAGCGATCGAAGCCGCCGGCTTTCAAACCACCGCGATCGACCGGCTCTATCCTGCCGACCGGCTCTATCAGATTTTCGGCCGGCTGGCGGGAAGCGCGGGGACGAACCGGCCGATCTCGCTCAATCCCTTGGGACGCCTCCTGCTCACGTGCCTGCCGCGGCACTGGATCGATCACATGATCCTCGTCGTCGCGCAACGGCCGGAGTTGCGGCCGGAGTTGCGGCCGGACCGGCACCATGGGTGA
- a CDS encoding WecB/TagA/CpsF family glycosyltransferase gives MGEQVSVIGRALRWTWGLNTLAAALQLALACLTARFVAPADYGLMAAAAGTVRFALYLADLGISSSIVQKPDFDTSRDGPVFFWMSAGAGAVTASLIWLLAPWLAGWNGHPEAVWLIRAYGLIAVLSGAGQIGLALARRRLDFRAVSLWGLGAMLAGQGLVATPLAVAGFGAWSLLAGALTQAAVLAALALRSSTAVLKPVPPTRVRGIELAALSSRFLALRILDSAGLHLLPVAVFLLCGATGAGLWDRAFALTVVPMEMIAVGLGQILFPLFSRLGGDPTARRETWLTSLMLMVTMTAAIAAGMAAAAPALVPLALGDGWSATTAPFFWLAVWSAIRSVTQVCGSLLEGAGRLTVRGAIQSAYLLMTGIALILVWPTRAEEVALCLVVAELAAALLLLPTAARTCGAEPGAVAVRLAAALLPAPVVAVAASAGLALGNGPASDAVLAILLSLIALLGVMLLHPYRPLRWTVFRSLLPALAGRADTAAETPLPHPGTARLDVLGLGVDPFSIDRAVTAINGWIAADAHGYICLATVHGVIESRRDSDLAAAYAGAALVGTDGMPLVWWCRAAGLPAERVYGPDLMLAVCAASAGRGWRHFLMGATDETLAALSGALRRRFPDLHIVGTLAPPFRPMTDAEEAEAIAAINAVRPDIVWIGLGAPKQEKWMARHRDHIAAPMMIGVGAAFDFLAGTKRQAPPWMRRNGLEWLFRLCSEPRRLARRYLVGNALFVTLTVARLIRGRT, from the coding sequence ATGGGTGAACAGGTCTCGGTGATCGGACGGGCCCTGCGCTGGACCTGGGGCCTCAACACCCTTGCCGCCGCCCTTCAACTGGCGCTCGCCTGCCTGACCGCGCGTTTCGTGGCGCCCGCCGACTATGGGCTGATGGCCGCCGCCGCGGGCACGGTCCGCTTCGCGCTCTATCTGGCCGATCTCGGCATTTCGTCCTCGATCGTCCAGAAACCGGATTTCGACACCTCCCGCGACGGTCCGGTCTTCTTCTGGATGTCGGCGGGGGCCGGAGCGGTCACCGCTTCGCTGATCTGGCTGCTGGCCCCCTGGCTGGCGGGGTGGAACGGACATCCGGAGGCCGTCTGGCTGATCCGGGCCTACGGACTGATCGCCGTGCTGTCCGGAGCCGGGCAGATCGGTCTCGCCCTGGCCCGTCGGCGCCTGGATTTCCGCGCCGTCAGCCTATGGGGACTGGGCGCGATGCTGGCCGGGCAGGGTCTGGTCGCAACACCGCTGGCAGTCGCCGGGTTCGGGGCCTGGAGCCTGCTGGCGGGTGCGCTGACACAAGCCGCCGTGCTCGCCGCGCTGGCCCTGCGCTCCAGCACCGCCGTTCTGAAGCCCGTTCCACCGACCCGCGTCCGCGGCATCGAACTGGCCGCGCTGTCCTCACGCTTCCTCGCTTTGCGCATTCTCGATTCCGCCGGCCTGCATTTGTTGCCGGTGGCGGTCTTCCTGCTGTGCGGCGCCACCGGCGCCGGCCTGTGGGACCGCGCCTTCGCCCTGACGGTGGTGCCGATGGAAATGATCGCCGTCGGGCTGGGCCAGATCCTGTTCCCGCTGTTCAGCCGCCTGGGCGGCGATCCCACCGCCCGGCGGGAGACCTGGCTGACCAGCCTGATGCTGATGGTCACGATGACCGCCGCCATTGCGGCGGGCATGGCCGCCGCCGCGCCGGCCCTGGTTCCCCTGGCTTTGGGGGACGGATGGTCGGCCACGACAGCCCCCTTCTTCTGGCTGGCGGTCTGGAGCGCCATCCGGTCCGTCACCCAGGTCTGCGGCTCCCTTCTGGAGGGGGCCGGCCGTCTGACGGTTCGCGGGGCAATCCAGTCGGCCTATCTGCTGATGACGGGAATTGCGCTGATTCTGGTTTGGCCGACCCGGGCCGAGGAAGTGGCGCTCTGCCTCGTCGTCGCCGAACTGGCGGCGGCCCTGCTGCTGCTGCCGACGGCGGCGCGCACCTGCGGCGCGGAACCCGGTGCCGTGGCGGTCCGGCTGGCCGCCGCCCTGTTGCCCGCACCCGTCGTCGCGGTTGCGGCGAGCGCCGGACTCGCGTTGGGTAACGGCCCGGCCTCCGACGCGGTCCTCGCAATCCTCCTGTCCCTCATCGCTCTGCTTGGGGTCATGCTGCTCCACCCCTATCGGCCCTTGCGGTGGACCGTGTTCCGCAGCCTGCTGCCGGCCCTGGCCGGGCGTGCGGACACAGCGGCGGAAACGCCTCTGCCGCACCCTGGAACGGCGCGGCTCGACGTGCTCGGTCTCGGTGTCGATCCCTTCAGCATCGATCGGGCGGTAACGGCCATAAACGGCTGGATCGCCGCCGACGCCCACGGCTACATCTGCCTTGCGACGGTCCACGGGGTCATCGAAAGCCGGCGGGATTCCGATTTGGCCGCCGCCTATGCCGGGGCGGCCCTGGTGGGAACCGACGGCATGCCGCTGGTGTGGTGGTGCCGGGCCGCGGGATTGCCGGCCGAACGGGTTTACGGTCCGGATTTGATGCTGGCGGTCTGCGCCGCCTCGGCCGGGCGGGGGTGGCGGCATTTCCTGATGGGCGCCACCGATGAGACCCTTGCGGCACTGAGCGGGGCTCTGCGGCGCCGGTTCCCGGACCTGCACATCGTCGGGACGCTCGCCCCGCCCTTTCGCCCGATGACCGATGCCGAAGAGGCGGAGGCCATCGCCGCGATCAACGCAGTCCGGCCCGACATCGTCTGGATCGGCCTCGGCGCGCCCAAACAGGAAAAATGGATGGCCCGCCATCGCGACCACATCGCGGCGCCGATGATGATCGGCGTCGGCGCCGCCTTCGACTTCCTTGCCGGCACCAAGCGGCAGGCCCCGCCCTGGATGCGCCGCAACGGGCTGGAATGGCTGTTCCGGCTGTGCTCGGAACCGCGTCGTCTGGCCCGGCGCTACCTTGTCGGGAATGCGCTGTTCGTCACGCTCACCGTGGCACGCCTCATCAGAGGACGGACCTGA
- a CDS encoding glycosyltransferase: protein MRVLIVHERYRHRGGEDVVVESEAALLARHGVGTDLLLADNADIEGGGSLGLALAALWSRRGYDSTRAAIARFRPDIVHVHNSFPLLSAAVFDAARSMAVPVVQTLHNYRLLCPNALLLRDGAPCEACVGQTFKWPGVRHGCYRGSRAATAAVAGYAVSQRLVGVHRHGVAVYHALTPFAAGLFARGGIPAGRIAVRPPLLDYPAHGGGVPRAGALFVGRLSPEKGLDPLLSAWRGVEVQLDIIGDGPDMDRLRGVAPPQVRFLGQQPAIVVAQAMARAALLVFPSLCYENFPLVVAEAMAAGVPVLCADGGAAADVLADAGDPRLFARPGDVEDWRRKASALLSDPGALAAFGARGRESWERRLAPDAAFAAALALYRRALAGGPLRSVL, encoded by the coding sequence ATGCGCGTTCTGATCGTCCATGAGCGCTACCGCCACCGTGGCGGCGAGGATGTGGTCGTCGAAAGCGAAGCCGCCCTGCTGGCCCGTCATGGCGTGGGAACGGATTTGCTGCTGGCGGACAATGCCGACATCGAGGGCGGCGGCTCCCTGGGCCTCGCCCTTGCCGCCCTGTGGTCGCGGCGGGGATATGACTCGACCAGGGCGGCGATCGCACGGTTCCGTCCCGACATCGTCCATGTCCACAACAGCTTCCCGCTGCTGTCCGCGGCGGTGTTCGACGCGGCCCGGTCGATGGCGGTGCCGGTCGTGCAGACCCTCCATAATTATCGCCTGCTCTGTCCCAATGCCCTGCTGCTGCGCGACGGCGCACCATGCGAGGCTTGCGTCGGGCAGACGTTCAAATGGCCGGGGGTACGGCACGGCTGTTACCGCGGAAGCCGTGCGGCCACGGCCGCCGTGGCCGGATACGCGGTGTCGCAGCGGCTGGTCGGCGTCCATCGCCATGGTGTGGCGGTCTATCATGCCCTGACCCCTTTCGCCGCCGGGCTTTTCGCCCGTGGCGGCATACCGGCCGGCCGGATCGCCGTCCGCCCGCCGCTGCTTGATTATCCGGCACATGGGGGCGGGGTTCCACGCGCGGGCGCGCTGTTCGTCGGCAGGCTCAGCCCGGAAAAGGGCCTCGACCCGCTGCTGTCGGCATGGCGGGGGGTGGAGGTTCAATTGGACATCATCGGCGACGGCCCCGACATGGACCGCCTTCGCGGGGTTGCGCCGCCGCAGGTCCGTTTCCTTGGGCAGCAGCCGGCCATCGTGGTGGCGCAGGCGATGGCGCGGGCGGCGCTGCTGGTGTTCCCGTCCCTGTGCTACGAGAACTTCCCGCTTGTGGTGGCGGAGGCGATGGCGGCGGGGGTGCCGGTTCTGTGCGCCGACGGCGGTGCGGCGGCGGACGTGCTCGCCGACGCCGGCGACCCGCGCCTCTTCGCACGTCCCGGCGATGTCGAGGATTGGCGACGCAAGGCCTCGGCGCTGCTGTCCGATCCTGGGGCTCTGGCAGCTTTTGGGGCAAGGGGACGGGAGTCCTGGGAGCGCCGCCTGGCGCCGGATGCGGCCTTCGCGGCCGCCCTGGCGCTTTACCGGCGTGCGCTGGCCGGTGGTCCCCTCAGGTCCGTCCTCTGA
- a CDS encoding polysaccharide deacetylase family protein, which yields MSTCFLVYHRLTADAAVRRFHDVAPAMFERHLDLLGRLGACVSDGSPTMRLADGRGVALTFDDGSVDQLAAARSLDRRGWHGIFFISAGRIGEPGRLDRADVAALAESGHIVGCHGWSHRRFDRLSAKELAAELSDSRECLGALTGGAVDWLAPPGGIWTPAAADAAGRLGFRHIRGTAWGVAPDGWETVSAVVPAIVLSGQVGPRALDWLLKARPDGLLDRLAGLKAGIKRQVGEAIWDRVREAMRR from the coding sequence GTGAGCACCTGTTTCCTCGTCTATCACCGGTTGACGGCCGACGCCGCGGTCCGCCGCTTTCATGATGTCGCGCCCGCTATGTTCGAGCGGCATCTCGACCTCCTGGGCCGGTTGGGAGCCTGCGTTTCGGACGGCTCGCCGACCATGCGGCTTGCGGACGGCCGCGGCGTTGCGCTGACGTTCGACGACGGATCGGTCGACCAGCTTGCCGCTGCGCGTTCGCTGGACCGCCGGGGATGGCACGGTATCTTCTTCATCTCCGCCGGGCGGATCGGCGAGCCGGGGCGCCTCGACCGGGCCGACGTGGCGGCGCTGGCGGAGTCCGGACATATCGTCGGCTGCCATGGCTGGAGCCATCGGCGTTTCGACCGGTTGTCAGCCAAGGAGCTTGCCGCCGAACTGTCCGACAGCCGCGAATGCCTCGGCGCGCTCACCGGCGGGGCGGTGGACTGGCTGGCTCCGCCGGGCGGGATTTGGACTCCGGCCGCCGCCGATGCGGCCGGGCGGCTGGGGTTTCGCCACATCCGCGGCACCGCCTGGGGGGTGGCGCCGGACGGATGGGAAACGGTGTCCGCCGTCGTGCCGGCGATCGTTCTGTCCGGACAGGTCGGGCCACGGGCGCTCGACTGGCTGCTGAAGGCCCGGCCCGATGGCCTGCTCGACCGGCTCGCCGGCCTCAAGGCGGGCATCAAACGGCAGGTGGGCGAGGCGATCTGGGACCGGGTGCGCGAGGCGATGCGGCGATGA